A region of the Mesoterricola sediminis genome:
GGCGAGGGGGTGGGCGTCGGCCGGTTCGGAGGCCAGGAGGAGGATCCGCCGGCCCATGCGGCGCAGGCGCAGGACGGCGGGCAGGCGCAGGGCCTCCGCCGCCCGCTCCGGCTCCCCGGGGGGCTCGGGGGCCAGGGGCTGGACCACCTCCGGCGCGCGGGGGGCCTCCTTGACCGGCGTGGGGGCCCCGGGCCGCTCCCCCACGTCCGTCTTGAGCTTGCGGGAGGGGAAGGCCCGGCCGAAGGAGGCGGGCATGCGCCGGGCCAGGATCCGCTCCAGGGCGAGGCGGTCCAGGGGGCGCAGGGCTTCGAGGGCGAGGCCGGCCTCGCCGCCCTGGACGTTGGCCACCCGGCCCGCGCAGAGCACCGGGGGCGTGTGGGGCAGTCCATCCAGACAGAGCAGGGCGAACCGGTCTCCGGGCCGGGGTCGCTGGCCCGCATCCAGGGCCAGGCGCAGCCCCTGGAGGCTCAGGTCCAGCACCCGCCCGGAAAGGACCCGGCCGCCGAGGACGGTGTCCTCCACCTGCTCGACGGCCAGGACCCGGACCCCCTCGGCCTCCTGGAAGGCCCCCCGGGGGGCGGCGCGCCGTTCGCCATGGGTGATGAAGGTGGGGAAGGAGAAGATCCCGGTGCCCAGCACCTGCACCGCCGTGGTCAACCACCGGCCCTCCAGGAGGAAGCCCAGGTGGACGGATTGGCCGGGCTCCAGGGGCGGGGTGGCGGTGACGGTGAAGGTGTCGGCCCCCAGGTGCTCCAGGGTGGTCTGGAAGGGCAGGGGATCGGGCTCCCCCCGGGACAGGCGCACCGGCAGCTTCAGGCGGACGGCCTCGTCCAGGTAGGCCCGGATGACCCGCGCGTCCCTGAGTTCCGGTCTGCCGGCCTGCATCATGGCGAAGCTGCCTCCTTCCTTTGAGGATAACGGCCCTCGCGTCCGGGATCACCCTGCGCGGGAAGGCCCGGCGGATCCTTCGATCCGCCGGGCCCGCGAGGTGAGGCCGGTTCAGCCGACGGGGTGGATCACCGTCAGCCAGGGCATGCCGATGGCCATGAGGGCGGCGATGAAGATCAGGCCGAAGACCAGGCCCAGGGACCAGAAGGCCCTGCGGCTGATGAAGCCGCCCGCGTAGTAGACCGGGGCGGGGCCCGTGGCGTAGGGCGTGATGACGCCCATGATGCCCAGGGAGAAGACCAGCAGCATGGCGAAGGCGCGCACCGGCATGTTGGGGATCGCGATACCGGTGGCGAGCACGACCGGGAGCACGGCGGCGGTATGGGCCGCGAGGCTCGCGAAGAAGTAGTGGACGAAGAAGAAGAAGGCGACGAGGACGGCCATGACCGTCAGGGGCGCGTAGCCCATGAGGTGGCTGGACACGTACTTGGCGACCCAGGTCACGAAGCCCACCTTGTTGAGGCCGTCGGCCAGCGCCACGAGGGTGGCGAACCAGACCAGGACGTTCCAGGCGCCCTTGCTGCCCAGGATGTCGTCCCACTCCACCACCTTGAAGATGATCATGCCCGCGATGACCACGAGCACGACGCCGGTGGCGTCGATGAAGTTGGTGCCGAGGAAGGGGAGGCGGATGTTCTTGTTGGAGCCCACGATCCACAGCAGCACGGCCAGGACCACCAGGGCGGCCATGACGATCTCCTGGATCTTCATGGGGCCCATCTTGCGGATCTCCTCGCCGGCCCAGGCGGGCACTTCCTCGGAGGCCTTGATCTCGGGGGGATAGATCCAGTAGACGAGGAGGGGGAGCAGCGCGAGCAGGGGCAGGGCCACCGGGAGGAAGCCCAGGAACCACTGGGTCCAGGTGATGTCCAGCTTCGCGGTCTGCTTCACGATCGCCAGGGCCGCGGCGTTGGGGGCCAGGGACGTGACGAACATGGAGGAGGTGATGCACGTGGTGGCGAAGGCCACCCACATGATGTACGAACCGATCTTCCGGGCCGTGGGGCCGGGGGCGGAGCCGTACAGGTCGGGGATGTTGCGGATGACCGGGAAGATCGTGCCGCCGCTGCGGGCGGTGTTGCTGGGGGTGCCGGGGGCCAGCACCAGGTCGGCCAGCATGACGGCGTAGCCCAGGCCCAGGGTGCGGCGGCCCAGGAGCTTCACCAGCTGCAGGGCGATGCGCCTGCCGAGGCCGCTCTTGGCGTAGCCGATGGAGAAGACGAAGGCTCCGAAGATCAGCCACACGGTGCGGTCGGAAAAGCCCGCCAGGGCCCAGCTGATCGACTTGGAGGGATCCGGATCCACGTAGCGCAGGCACCCGGCGACGGCGATGCCGATCATGCCGATGGCCGCGGCGGGGATGGGCTCGAGGATCAGCGCCAGGATGACGCCGGCGAACACCGCGA
Encoded here:
- a CDS encoding DASS family sodium-coupled anion symporter → MKGNAWKIAGPLLLWLLLALIPTPAGLTPAAWHYFAVFAGVILALILEPIPAAAIGMIGIAVAGCLRYVDPDPSKSISWALAGFSDRTVWLIFGAFVFSIGYAKSGLGRRIALQLVKLLGRRTLGLGYAVMLADLVLAPGTPSNTARSGGTIFPVIRNIPDLYGSAPGPTARKIGSYIMWVAFATTCITSSMFVTSLAPNAAALAIVKQTAKLDITWTQWFLGFLPVALPLLALLPLLVYWIYPPEIKASEEVPAWAGEEIRKMGPMKIQEIVMAALVVLAVLLWIVGSNKNIRLPFLGTNFIDATGVVLVVIAGMIIFKVVEWDDILGSKGAWNVLVWFATLVALADGLNKVGFVTWVAKYVSSHLMGYAPLTVMAVLVAFFFFVHYFFASLAAHTAAVLPVVLATGIAIPNMPVRAFAMLLVFSLGIMGVITPYATGPAPVYYAGGFISRRAFWSLGLVFGLIFIAALMAIGMPWLTVIHPVG
- a CDS encoding PilZ domain-containing protein, which gives rise to MMQAGRPELRDARVIRAYLDEAVRLKLPVRLSRGEPDPLPFQTTLEHLGADTFTVTATPPLEPGQSVHLGFLLEGRWLTTAVQVLGTGIFSFPTFITHGERRAAPRGAFQEAEGVRVLAVEQVEDTVLGGRVLSGRVLDLSLQGLRLALDAGQRPRPGDRFALLCLDGLPHTPPVLCAGRVANVQGGEAGLALEALRPLDRLALERILARRMPASFGRAFPSRKLKTDVGERPGAPTPVKEAPRAPEVVQPLAPEPPGEPERAAEALRLPAVLRLRRMGRRILLLASEPADAHPLAQFLWQEGYRNILSAHDPAGVQRLAAAHRFDLVLVELKVGGYWGHGLLAGARNRGLLAEAPAILLADRENEISRDAARNAEALHLHLRPAPPEALLQAVDLVLSGA